The Nyctibius grandis isolate bNycGra1 chromosome 3, bNycGra1.pri, whole genome shotgun sequence genome window below encodes:
- the LRRC14 gene encoding leucine-rich repeat-containing protein 14: MPGSAAGAGRDGGWGAAPPGAAAMHSLVFLCARRLLSHRPGARRALALLPAELYPVLFRAAFLDGRTLALRDLVATWPFPVLSFQRLLGHRGPHPFLEEKPSKPCVQAVISAVVGHLCRALEESCCGTSERRCRLRLLDMTGLQDDDTDRGPEGMSLWSGTVALAKACLEVSKHHGECLKRSSKRRKGPSGPSASPLPVAVDVRADLFVNGTSFGVLRDALGAAATGPLRLKCRDFHAEELSVAGTVSLLESLDPSGVRRVDLRFNNLGLAGLCAVLPRLAAFTDLLSLKLPYSNVDVRRPAAVPDAGLRCLAAQLGRLPGLKELNLGSSRLSGKLRQLLSDLQAPLESLELAFCYLLPGDLAFLCQSHHAAALRKLDLSGHDLTENLLQLLRRLLEEASPSLLHLDLMECRLTDARLEALLPALRRCSRLRYLGLFGNPLSTPGLKALARQTAALPDLRLVVYPYPVDCYSGDPPRPPSAWLFEDAVDQERFAAVSAELARLLASSGRADAVWTTGLSRHGALDYFTL; the protein is encoded by the exons ATGCCCGGAAGTGCGGCGGGAGCGGGGAGAGACGGAGGGTGGGGGGCTGCG ccccccggtGCCGCCGCCATGCACTCCCTCGTCTTCCTCTGCGCCCGCCGCCTCCTGAGCCACCGCCCCGGCGCCCGCCGCGCCCTCGCCCTGCTCCCCGCCGAGCTCTACCCCGTCCTCTTCCGAGCGGCTTTCCTGGACGGGCGCACGCTGGCGTTGAGGGACCTGGTGGCCACGTGGCCCTTCCCCGTCCTCAGCTTCCAACGCCTTTTGGGCCACCGCGGTCCTCACCCGTTCCTGGAGGAGAAACCCAGCAAACCCTGCGTCCAGGCGGTCATCTCGGCCGTCGTGGGGCACCTCTGCCGGGCGCTGGAGGAGTCCTGCTGCGGCACGAG cgAGCGCCGGTGCCGCCTGCGGCTGCTGGACATGACGGGCCTCCAGGACGACGACACCGACCGCGGCCCGGAGGGGATGAGCCTGTGGTCCGGCACGGTGGCCTTGGCCAAAGCCTGCCTCGAGGTCTCCAAACACCACGGCGAGTGCCTCAAACGCTCTTCCAAGCGCCGCAAAGGCCCCTCGGGCCCCTCGGCCTCCCCTCTACCCGTCGCCGTGGACGTCCGCGCCGATCTCTTCGTTAACGGCACGTCCTTCGGCGTCCTGCGGGACGCCCTCGGCGCCGCCGCCACCGGCCCCCTGCGCCTCAAGTGCCGCGACTTCCACGCCGAGGAGCTCTCCGTCGCCGGCACCGTGAGTTTGCTGGAGTCCTTGGACCCTTCGGGCGTGCGCCGGGTCGACCTGCGCTTCAACAACCTGGGGCTGGCGGGGCTCTGCGCCGTTTTGCCGCGCCTCGCCGCCTTCACCGACCTCCTCAGCCTCAAGCTGCCCTACAGCAACGTGGACGTGCGGCGCCCGGCCGCCGTGCCCGACGCTGGCCTCCGGTGCCTCGCCGCGCAGCTGGGCAGGCTGCCGGGCCTCAAGGAGCTCAACTTGGGCTCCTCGAGGCTTtcggggaaactgaggcagcttCTCAG CGACCTCCAGGCTCCTCTGGAGAGCTTGGAGCTGGCCTTCTGCTACCTCCTCCCCGGCGACCTCGCCTTCCTTTGCCAAAGCCACCACGCCGCCGCGCTGCGCAAGCTGGACCTGAGCGGCCACGACCTCACCGAGAaccttctccagcttctccGGCGTCTCCTGGAGGAAGCTTcaccctccctcctccaccTGGACCTCATGGAGTGCCGCCTCACGGACGCTCGCCTGGAGGCCCTGCTGCCGGCGCTGCGCCGCTGCTCCCGCCTCCGCTACCTGGGGCTTTTCGGCAACCCCCTCTCCACGCCGGGCCTCAAAGCCTTGGCGCGGCAAACCGCGGCGCTGCCGGATTTACGCCTCGTCGTCTACCCCTACCCCGTGGACTGCTAcagcggggaccccccccggcCGCCCTCCGCGTGGCTCTTCGAGGACGCCGTGGACCAGGAACGTTTCGCCGCGGTGAGCGCCGAGCTGGCCCGGCTGCTGGCGAGCTCCGGCAGAGCCGACGCCGTCTGGACCACCGGGCTCAGCCGCCACGGAGCCCTGGACTACTTCACCTTGTAG